One window of Triticum dicoccoides isolate Atlit2015 ecotype Zavitan chromosome 5A, WEW_v2.0, whole genome shotgun sequence genomic DNA carries:
- the LOC119303163 gene encoding protein PYRICULARIA ORYZAE RESISTANCE 21-like, with product MPTIIIKVDLDCARCHRKIERVLDRIREKGEFVIDDIEYDEKNNKVIVKGPFDADKLSDKLCCKACKIIKEIEIVEPPPPPPPEEPKKEVPAPPPPEPEVVVPPPPAVVEEPKCPEPAPEPPKEEPPKEEPPKEEPPKKEEPAPPPPKVVEVPYPWPYPYPYPAWPSDCCCCHGHGHGGCSCKEEPAPAPAPAPPPPQYNIYPQYPPYPQQPAYPPCGGYKIVCEEDPSYACAIM from the exons ATGCCGACCATCATCATCAAGGTGGACCTGGATTGCGCCCGCTGCCACCGCAAGATCGAGAGGGTGCTCGACAGGATCAGAG AGAAGGGCGAGTTCGTGATCGACGACATCGAGTACGATGAGAAGAACAACAAGGTGATCGTGAAGGGCCCCTTCGACGCGGACAAGCTCTCCGACAAGCTCTGCTGCAAGGCCTGCAAGATCATCAAGGAGATCGAGAtcgtggagccgccgccgccgccgccgccggaggagccCAAGAAGGAGGTGCCCGCGCCCCCGCCGCCGGAGCCGGAGGTCGTGGTGCCGCCGCCGCCAGCGGTCGTGGAGGAGCCCAAGTGCCCCGAGCCGGCACCGGAGCCGCCCAAGGAGGAGCCGCCAAAGGAGGAGCCGCCCAAGGAGGAGCCGCCCAAGAAGGAGGAGCCCGCGCCCCCGCCGCCCAAggtcgtggaggtgccgtacccgTGGCCGTACCCCTACCCGTACCCGGCGTGGCCGTCGGACTGCTGCTGCtgccacggccacggccacggcggcTGCTCCTGCAAGGAAGAGCCGgcacccgcgcccgcgcccgcgcccccgCCGCCCCAGTACAACATCTACCCGCAGTACCCGCCGTACCCGCAGCAGCCGGCGTACCCGCCGTGCGGCGGCTACAAGATCGTCTGCGAGGAGGACCCCTCCTACGCCTGCGCCATCATGTGA